The Alnus glutinosa chromosome 10, dhAlnGlut1.1, whole genome shotgun sequence DNA window ATTTCTATGGGGAGTAAATGCTGAGGTGGCAAAATCTgaatcatttaatttgaaaataatggtTAGGATTCTAACAACTCTATCGTAAAGTTATCCTAAGAAATCTGGAAAATATATGGCTACTAAGTTTTATGTGTGTGTCTATGCATACTTGATACACATGTCATTGTGTGTGTGCATGCACCTGTGTGCTGTTGTGTGCTCACCGTGAATGCATATCTTGTGTTGTTCAATTTAGGTTAATTTCCTTTCTCTCATATTGGTTTTGAATGATTAAATGACATGAAGCTTGAATACAGATGGATCTAAATTGAAGTGCTAAAAGGGTGTGCATTACCTTAGTGTTACTTGCTGCTGATGCATTAATTATGAATTATTTAGTGACGTGGTATGATGGAGTTTGCTATACCATATCTATACCTCATTGAAACTTTGTTTTTTGGTCAAGTGGATATAGCATTAGGGTTGTATGAtcctattaaattaaaaatcaaccattatgAGCATTTTAACGAAGCGATTTGTGTTAACTTTTCAGAGTTCAGACTTCTGTTTCATCAGAGTTTCAGCTTTGAGACCCTTGCTTTACATTGTAGTAATTTCCTCTGGTTTGgaatcattttttagaggaatttcCTTCTTTCATCACTTTCTCAATTGAACCAAGTATTGTGGTAATTTTTCTAGTTGTAAGTCTGTTACTTAGTTACTACTGAGTCGAATTCTCTCCAATTTAAAGTGTCCATCTGGTACTGGCTCTCTGTTTGAATCAAGGAATTCTGCAGCAGCATAGATTTTCCATTTCTCAATGATTCAACCTGATTAATTATGTTGCAGACAGAATTCAACCTTGTATGGGCACCAGATCAAGGTAAGCCACATGCCTTGCTGTTTTGAAGCATGAAATACAAGCTCAGATTTATTTATAGATCTATTCACCTTATAAGAAACATTTTAGCCATAGAAATGTTAAATGTGGCGAGGTGATCTTCCAAGGTAGAACTCATGGAAATATTAAACATGCTGGCACCTTCACTGCTTGTTAGCCTCTACATAATTCTACACGTCCATCTCAGATAGGAACCGATGCACTCTGCTAATCTTAGACTGTTTTGAGAAATTAGGCGAGAAATAAATAGGTAGCTAGTTGAATGAGAACATAGATCCTCGCTTCTTTGTTGAAGTGGGTTAGTTGTTGTGTCAGCACTGGTCTTTTGTCTTTGAATTGGTAAGGTTTTGTGAGACAAAGTCCCACTAATTAGGAAGGGAATATTCGTTCATTGGATGAGTAGCAAATAGAAGAAAGCCTCTAGCCCTTGTATCAACTAGTTAGTCTTGACTCTAGAGATTTAATTGTGATTCATGATATTTGAGAGCATCACAAAATATCCCGGACGCCTTGTATAATTTATTCAGGTTTACAGTCTTAAAGCTTGTTGCTCTTGGATTATGGTTCATGTGCCTGGAAACTTCCTGGTGATTAtcctgtctctctctctctctctctctctctctctctctctctctctctcttttttaatctctctctctctctctcccccccccccccctcccaccACTTAAATCCCTAACATCCTCGTCAGGCCCATGCCAGTGCTACATGGTGTTCTTAGGTTGTTTTGATACCTGTTGCCATGACTCAAGAAAAATGCTACCCACATTTGCAGTATTAGTTCAAAAAGGACTAGTCAAGTTACAATTGGATTCCTTTTAAATCACTTTAAAGTCCAATTTCACCAAGTAAACCAATGTGAGATTTAGCACCTATGGGCACATTTGTAATATACTCACTCAATGTGGGCAATCAATCCACCCAATATGGAGCCAACTTTCTGAGGTGCCAACATACTTATCTTTGACTTGCATAATCACAGATAAAAATGGGGTCCCCTGGATAGTGATTAAATTAGAATTAGTAAGAGAGAGTAATAATTTTGAAACAGATTTATCgatttatatgtttttaatgGGATATAGATAGGTGCTTGAAAGCAATGTGTAAAGATTTCGACATATTGTGTTTGTTTATGTTCAAGTAATAATATCCACGGATTTTTCTTGCGAGGTAAAGTAATTTTTTGCTTGATGGTTGCAGGGTTTACTAGGCATTTGATGTATTTGTCCATGAGCTCCATAAACAATgccttcatttttaaaatttagtctTAATGATTCTGTTTGAAGGGCCCTGATTTTGGTTTCGATTGGATATACTTCCATTTTGCAGTATTCTTTTCTACCGATAAAGCTTAAACTAGGCTGTAGTCATTCAATTTTAATCGAGAAAGTACCCTTGCTGATGATTATTTATATTGATTTTTCCAGGAGCAATGTTGTTACGGAAGATATAGGGAAGCTTTTTGTCAGAAAGCATGCCGAACCCTCAACCTCAACCTGATAGTTGGCACTGTTGTTGGGATAATGGCATAATGCCACTGAAAATACTTGAATTTCTTGAAGATTTTGCATTTGTAGAATGCAATACTACATAACATTGTGTTTATATCCTAGGTAGGCTTGTGATTCTGCAGGATGAACGGTTGCAGATGGTTTTTATGACATCAAGTAATTGTTATGGGGAAAATATGCTtaagcctcccaaactaccattcctttttcatttgggcctccaaactatcaagtgtgacacttctttttttttttttcttttttttttttttaattataaaagacaAAGTGTGGCACTTAGTTGCGTCAAATTACCATCGTTTGCACAAAAGCCTCTCGGGAGTGAGTTAAAATGAATGGAAAAGTGGTCATGTTTGTTGCATGTGATCACTTTGAcaaaattctttccaaaatatccCCACTTTGGACCCTTGAAAAATTGGAATTACCCGTTTATAATtattagaagtaaaaaataataataattttttattaaaaaaagaagaagaagaaaaatataaaaaagctccTAAATTACCAGCCATTTTCAATGAAGTCCCACAAAGTGAAAGGCATGACAATTTGATACATCATTActatttttgtgtaaaaaatgtcacttttttgtcatttttttaaaacatatccctattttcttaaaaactaaaatcaaaataaataaataaactatgaaaattaattttttttttttttttaagaaaataggggtattttaggaagaatgataattaaaaaataaaaataaaaataaaaaggtgggcatttttttatataaaaatagtagtttgatgtatcaaaCTGTCATGGTTGTCACATTATGGGGCTTTATTAAAAATTGCTGGTAGTCGAGATGCTTTTTTCTATTatcccaaataaataaaaacaaaactgaACAGACATGAGTGAAAAGATAATTAACCccggatttttttttgggtgatacTGCCTCATGGAAGATGGACAAATTTAGATGCATTGAGTGAATTGCAAATTTTAGGAGCTGGGCCCCCTTTTgggttttaatgaaatttgattactgttaaaaaaaaatcctgtagTTTCACTCTGCAATTCAATTTCCAGCCAAGAATATTATAGATCAAAactggcaaaaagaaaaaaaaaaagaaaaagaaaaagaaaaaaaagtttcaaattaaCTCTTTAGTTTCTCACTCCAAACTACATTCTTGGCCAAATTCTATGAACTGGATATGCAACTGAGGGACCAAATAGTTGGAAATAACAAAtaaggagagagagattgttGAAGAATCTTAATACTGGTTCCTGCAAAATTTGTGGCAGGTTCTTGATTAAAGCAACTCAATAGGGCAGAGAGGCATCACCATTGTCCTTTATTTGAATCCTCCATTTATTCAAAGAATATAAATGATTATTTGCCTCAGATATCATTTTTCAGAATTAGATTCTTCACAAATATCCATCCTAGTCTTTCATGCCAGCTCTGGACCAGCAGGGAGTGGCTCATAGCCATCATGATGCTTAGCAGGGTTCTGGGTTGGTCCAACAGGAATGCATTTTATGATGACACCAACAACTAAACTTGCAGCTCCAATCAGGACGCTGGCTAACCACAATTCCCAGCTAAGTGGCACTGTATTGGCAAAAGTGCCTAAAAATTCTACTATTATTATTTGGAAACATACTGTGGAGACCATGACAATCAAGAAAACCCAACTATCAAACATTCCTCGGAAAACGTTTATCTTCTCCATATCTCGGCTGTTTATCTCATTGAATACCTGAAATGCAGAATCAAAAAGAACACAAGTAACTGTTTGATTAGAACTAACAGTTTCAACTCTGTGGTCAGAGAACATGTTGTGTGAGTTTAAAGGCTCTACTCTTGCAATAAGACACTAATGTTTGTTGAAACTAAGAATCAAATATCAACATGAAAACCTTCCATCTTTTTCCTTGACAGTAAATCACTGGAAAGTGGATGTTTTATCGTTTTCGAGCCGGGATTGAGTTCCCCTGTAATTCTTGGAATTGCAGGGGTTCGCAATTCCTAAGATCTAGGCAGTGAATTCAAAATGAATAGTTTAGATCTTGCCATgtgtcgaaaaaaaaaaaaaaaaaaaaaacaaagtcacTCTAGGCGGTTAGACCACCGATTGAGGTGGTTGGCCACTCAAGGGCCAGGCCAACCACCGTTTAACACTTTGAAGGGATGGTCAGACACCCCAAGAGAGAGGTTCGGGTGGTCCAACCACCCCTCACAATGAGATCAGACCTTGCAAGATCTGATCTCATTGTGAAATCAATTACAAACGTTAAGGCAATAGAGAGGCCACATTCACTAATTGCGACAACAAATTTAAGAACAAGCAAACAATGAACAATAAATGCTACAATTCTCAAGTCTAGGATGGATCTATGAAGACATGCAAAAGGGAAAGCAAGGGTCCATTTGGTCTTCCAGTTTGAACAaagtactattaaaaaatagcgattttaaaacgtGTTATTTGAAAACACGATTTTTAAAGACGCACTTAAGTGTTTGATAATATCATGTGAAATCGCAGAGTCAAACGAACTCTAAATCTAGCTGCAAATAGTGCAATGCATGTGCTTCATTAGAAGATGAAAATAGTATACCTGGCAAAACACAAAGGAGTTGAATACTACTGTATTGAGAATGGAATTAGCATCTGAGCCAGTGAGCTTAAGAAGACGCTTCCCTTCAAATGTGAGAATCAAAAGGACAAGAATTTGATAGATGCTGTGACCGATAATATTCCTCCACATGGTCCTAGTGATGAACTTTGCATTCCTCCCAATTGGGGGTCTTTTCATCAGCCCATCATGTGGAGGTTCTGTAGCCAGTGCCAATGCGCCAAGAGTGTCCATGATTAAGTTCACCCATAGCATTTGTACGGTTGTAAGAGGAGCAGAGCCTTAAAGAGTTAATTCACAAGATTATCAGTCatccactaaaaaaaaacaatggagTACCAAACGAAAAGAGGAAGTTGAATGCCTAAAAGATAGGGGTGGCAATTCGTGTACACGTGTCTGGTTCAGGTCATGTCGAAATAGggggtataagattatataggttaacccTCCTaactcaactcatttaattaaacaggcaAGACCCGTCAATCATAACTTACTAATTTTGTGTTAGATTCGTGTCGAGTTCGTTGGTTGTGTCAcaaattgccagccctactaAAAGGTTGGCACAATTGATGAACTCACCTGAGATGCATGCACAGATAAAGTTGAGCATGAGAGCAACAACATTAACTGTTAACTGGAACTGTACAAACTTTTGAATGTTAATATACACTGCACGACCCCACCTGGCAACATTCACTATAGTGGAAAAGTTATCATCCATTATGATAACATCAGCATTTTCTTTTGCTACCTGAAACAATGGAACTTGGTTAATTCTTCAgctaacaataataataaagagcATGTACATGTTCTTATGATGCATAGTGAATGTTGCCTAAGAAAAATCCTCTCTTTAGAAACTTTGTTGATTCTTCAGTCAAACAAGTTCTGTACTCGACATGGAAACTCCAAAAGTGTTCTTATTGTGCTTCGAGAAAAGCTAGAATTAACAGAAATCAAAATCTGAAATGATAAGCATGTGACATATGCACATTGTCTACAGCAAAAAGGAGGTTTCAGTTAGACCTCCACTAGGAAAACATGGATGAAAACAGTGTCAAAAGGTGAATTTTTCTGTCACTTGTCTATCTAATCAAATAATGATAGACTGAAATCCTAGACCCTCTAAATGAAACATCAGATAAGAGAACACTATTTCCACAAGAGATTCACTTCCAAGGCTGCCTATCAGAAATCATTTaacattttcattaaaaaaaaaaacaccagaAATAATTATTGCGGATGGTACAACCAGCTCTCTAACAAACCTCTGTTCCTGCTATACCCATGGCAAGTCCAATGTCTGACTCATGCAATGCAGGGGCATCATTGGTCCCATCACCAGTCACTGCCACGACTTCTTTAAACACATTCCTCAACTGGGTTACCAGGGTGTGCTTATCCAAAGGCTGTGATCGAGCCATTACCTGCATACATAAAACAAGCAATTTTAGAAACTGCTGCAAATTAGCATTTAAGAATGTTCATTAAGCAACTGTAAAACCTGTAGTTTTGGAATCAACTCCTTCATCTCATGTGGGCTCATACTGCGGAATTCATGCCCTTCCATTGCTAGACCATCTTCTGTCAAGATACCGCATTCTTTAGCTATGGCTTTAGCGGTATTAATATTATCACCGGTGACCATCCGCACGGTAATCCCGGCGGCTAAACACGTCTTAACCGCTTCCTTTACCCCGGGACGAACAGGATCCTTAATTCCAATAACAACTATTAATGTATAACCGTCATCAGGTATGCTATCAAGGTTGGAAGCGTCTTCTATATCCCTGAAGGCCATGCATAGAGTTCTGAGAGCTTCGCAAGCAAAGCCATTTATGACATCTGTGATGTTCTTTCTCTGTTCTTCAGACAAAGGAATGGCTTTCCCATCAGCATTAATAATCTTGTCACACGTTTGTAAAATTATCTCTGATGCACCTTTGCAGAATGCTCGAAAGCCACCACTGCCAGGAAGAGCCACAAGAACAGACATCTTCTTTTTGACTGAATTGAAAGGCTCAACCTTCAGTATCTTATAATCCTCACGATAAGCATTAAAATCACCACCCAGAAGCAACCCAAATTCCATAAGTGCGGTCTCTGTTGGAGTAcctgttaaaatataaattaaacgattaaattcatctcttcttataagcttaaacttttaagacaagtggtgatttaacatgatatcaaagcaGAGATTCTGAGTTCGAATCTTATTTCTTTCATTCACCACCTATTCTATTAAACTACACGAGTTACATGTGTTATTTGAAGCTGAATGTATTTAATCAGCTTAGTTAGTTCTAATCATAGTTAAGTTAGCCAGCTGGTTATGAGTTAGTCTACGGTTATTGTTCTCTTCTGATCATACTTGTATAAACATATGATTCTGGAACTTGGTTTTTCACTTGAATACAATTTCTGCACAATTCCAgaattcttttcttctctcattttcatttctgatatattctaattaaataattcatgTATTGGGCCTCATCAATTAAGGAAGAGTTTGAGCCCATACGATGAGAGGAGtgatagaatataaattaaattattaaattcgtCAATTCCTATAAGCTTTAAGTGTTTAGGATAAGTGGTTATTTAACGGTACCTATAATGTTTTGCTTCAAGTCCTTGCATTTGACTACCTCCGAGCTAGTATTCAGAAAAATCGACTGCAGAAGGTGATTAAATACTATTTCAGAGACTGAGGCCTTTAGCACACCCTCATTCTCTCTACCATTTATCTGCATACTTTTTCCGCAGATCCATATATTGTTCGCCACCATATGATTTGTTGTCAGCGTTCCTGTTTTATCTGTGCAAATACAACTAGCAGAACCCATTGTCTCACACGCAGAGAGATGCCTTACAAGTGCCTTATCACTCATTAGTTTTTTCATTGCAAAGGCAAGACTTAGTGTCACTGCAAGAGGCAATCCCTCTGGAACTGCAACAACTAGTATAGTCACTGAAATAGCGAAGTAATTTAGAAGTTCCATTGCATCACTAGCAGACCAATCTGTGATCGTATTGTGAAGTAACTTCTCCACTAAAAACCTTGCAGTCAGAACAAAAAATGTCAGCACCGCAAAAGCTAAACCTATCTTCCCAATTATTGTTGCCACTCCATTAAGCTTCACCTGAAGTGGTGTCTCATCTTCTCCCCCTTCACTCAGAGTAACCATCAATCTTCCCCATTCAGTCCTCATACCAACTGATGTCACAAGCATTTTACCACTCCCATCTTGAACTTTGGTTCCTGACAGAAGAAAAGGCCTGTCTTCGGCTACATTCACTGGCTCACTCTCACCTGACAAGCTAGATTCATCGATTGATAAGCTATAGCCCGATACGAAAACGCCATCAGCTGGAACTTGATCTCCAATTGATAGATGAACAACATCTCCAACCACCAAATCATAGACTGAAACCTTCTGTCTGCATCCATCTCTGGTGACttgaataattatatttttcttctccttaTCCAGTTTCTTAAATTGCAAAGACTGCTTGTAGTCACTGATTGCAGTGACCAGTACTACTAGGAGTATACAGAGTATAATTCCTAACCCATCGTACATACCCTTTGGCCACCCTTCAGTTGCAATTCCAACACCTATAGAAATGACAGCACAAACTATGAGGATAAGTAGAGTTAAGTCTTGTAGGGCTTCCCAGACGAACATCCAAAAACTTCTGGACGGTTTCTCCACATATCTgtttaaaccaaaaatattttgccTGACAGGTATGTCACTTGAAACAACACCATCCTTCAAAGAAACAGAGAGGTCTCTTGCTAATCCTTCAATTCCTCCATGATGCTCCAAGCTTTTGTTATCATGGGGCCCAGCGATGGATGCTAGTTCATCAGGTTCAATGCCAAAACCAGCTTCCCTAACCTCTTTAGAGAGAATGTAAGAAGCTTGCTTCTCAGCTGCATAAGgtaaaaaatacatgtgattGAAGGAAGGAAATAGATGTTTGGATAAATCAGATGTTACAAATACACCTACATGTAATAGTACTGCCAATACCGCCAATGAAGTGCAATGCAGCCTTGTTTACGTATATGGCGACTCGTATTTTTTCCTGACCACAAGTAGTAACAGCATAATGAGAGCATGGTTTAGAATATGTAAATGATGCAGCATTTGGGATTATGCAGAAACTTTTAAGCCACAAAATGCATATGGTCTAGAATATATATGTTGATAACTGTCACAGCAACCCTCTATATATCTGTAATTATCATAGCTTCAGTCTTAAATCTTGTGGTTCTAGTGATGATTTTGGCATAACTCATTATGTTAAAAACAATGAACCGAACATAAAACTGTCTGAAAGTTCATACGCAAGATAAATACATAGAAGTTCAGCTATTATCCAAGTTAATTTTATGTGCTTCTTGAGTTTTTCTGgtaattgaaataatttatttattttaaaaaaaaaaaaaaaaaaaatcgcactTTCCTCACATTTCTTGTATTGGAagtcaaaaagaagaagaagcagtcCCTTAATGCTATGGGCTTCGGTGAGCACCATCTATAGGTATACAGAAAATCAAAAAGTTCAAGCATTCAAAGGTGTCCTGTTGCTTTGTTAGCCTTGAACAGAGCAAGAACTCCTACAACACACATTTTGGCAGCTAGCTTTCTGCATAGAAGAACACAAGACAGCTGCTATATAGCTATTCCTAAGATTTACAATATTTTCATAAACCCGAAAAGAAATTTATAAAAGGTTTTGGAACTCTTAACATTTATTATGTTGATCTTGAATATATACCAACATTGTACAGTTATAGTTCAAAACGGCCAGATCTTGAAAATGGTGATATCTTCCATGAAGGTGTTGTTCTCATGAGAAATAACCTGTTTAGGAAGCAAAAAGTGTACTAAACTCACCATCATTGCATACTTTTATAGATGCAACGATGTCTCTTCCCAACAGGTGCAACTCTTTTAAGAGTTACATTTGTTTAATAGATACAACCCTTTCAAAGGTTATGACGTTTGTTCATCACGAACAAACATCTCTCATGGAAAACCTTCCTTCAAAACTTGTTGACTTTCTGATCAAAAAAGATTTCcacaatctatatatatatgagccaaGCAATAACATTAATGCTAATTTACTACGGTGTTTCATAAACTTCAAATTATCCAAGTCAATTAATCTTTATGTATTCACATTGTCAAGGGAATTTATTGGGTCGGTGGTCAGAAGATTTTTCATCCACATGTATAGATGAAGCAAGTCTTGGACGGCACCGGCAAtatgaaaacaaagaagaaaatggcACCAAATAGTGGACGCGTATGAGTGGGGCTAACTCTACGTACGTACGTAGCATCCCTGCAACTGCAAATAAAGACTCACAAAAGACATTTGTAGTCGTCGCCAACTTGGCCACTACTACAGTGTCCAGCGCATATTGATTCAAAAGTTGATTTTAACTATCACGTCATCTCAGTTGTATAACAGTCGTATAACCATTTACTAAATACCACTACTCTTTTATAAATATCAAGTATTGCCCAAATGTTTAGGacttcaaaaaaattagaaaagtttCATGTTCCATTTGTCATTAGAAATGAATCAAGATTGGGTGCAAGCATGGAAGCCGggagagtaatgctatatgtcTCTCTTGTGTCCTTTCAATAATAATGTTGTTTTTGAAATCACCGTTGAGCTTGTATTGATCAttcttaaattttgatcaaataataattttaaaagctagcttatttttagagggacacaagaaagacttttagaattactcggaTATAGGGGCGCCCTACATTG harbors:
- the LOC133880220 gene encoding calcium-transporting ATPase 4, plasma membrane-type-like; protein product: MEKYLRENFDVEPKRPSNDALTRWRLAVSVVKNPRRRFRMVADLAKRAESERKRRELQEKIRVAIYVNKAALHFIGGIGSTITSEKQASYILSKEVREAGFGIEPDELASIAGPHDNKSLEHHGGIEGLARDLSVSLKDGVVSSDIPVRQNIFGLNRYVEKPSRSFWMFVWEALQDLTLLILIVCAVISIGVGIATEGWPKGMYDGLGIILCILLVVLVTAISDYKQSLQFKKLDKEKKNIIIQVTRDGCRQKVSVYDLVVGDVVHLSIGDQVPADGVFVSGYSLSIDESSLSGESEPVNVAEDRPFLLSGTKVQDGSGKMLVTSVGMRTEWGRLMVTLSEGGEDETPLQVKLNGVATIIGKIGLAFAVLTFFVLTARFLVEKLLHNTITDWSASDAMELLNYFAISVTILVVAVPEGLPLAVTLSLAFAMKKLMSDKALVRHLSACETMGSASCICTDKTGTLTTNHMVANNIWICGKSMQINGRENEGVLKASVSEIVFNHLLQSIFLNTSSEVVKCKDLKQNIIGTPTETALMEFGLLLGGDFNAYREDYKILKVEPFNSVKKKMSVLVALPGSGGFRAFCKGASEIILQTCDKIINADGKAIPLSEEQRKNITDVINGFACEALRTLCMAFRDIEDASNLDSIPDDGYTLIVVIGIKDPVRPGVKEAVKTCLAAGITVRMVTGDNINTAKAIAKECGILTEDGLAMEGHEFRSMSPHEMKELIPKLQVMARSQPLDKHTLVTQLRNVFKEVVAVTGDGTNDAPALHESDIGLAMGIAGTEVAKENADVIIMDDNFSTIVNVARWGRAVYINIQKFVQFQLTVNVVALMLNFICACISGSAPLTTVQMLWVNLIMDTLGALALATEPPHDGLMKRPPIGRNAKFITRTMWRNIIGHSIYQILVLLILTFEGKRLLKLTGSDANSILNTVVFNSFVFCQVFNEINSRDMEKINVFRGMFDSWVFLIVMVSTVCFQIIIVEFLGTFANTVPLSWELWLASVLIGAASLVVGVIIKCIPVGPTQNPAKHHDGYEPLPAGPELA